AGATATTCCGCCGCAACACGGAGGCCTCGGGCGTGATCCCCCAGATATCGGCCATCATGGGGCCGTGCGCCGGCGGCGCGGTGTACTCGCCCGCCATCACGGACTTCACGTTCATGGTGAAAGACACCTCGCATATGTTCATCACCGGACCGGACGTCATCGAGACGGTCACCGGCGAGGAGGTGAGCTTCGAGGAGCTGGGCGGCGCGGTCACCCACTCGTCGACCTCCGGCGTCGCGCACTTCGCGGAGGAGAGCGAGGAGGAGGCCCTCGACAACATCGCGCGGCTGCTCTCGTACCTCCCGGCGAACAACGTGGAGGACCCGCCCCGCGTCGAGCCGTGGGACGACCCGGAGCGCGCGGACGGCGAACTCGCGGAGATCGTCCCCGACGCCCCCCGGAAGCCGTACGACATGAAGGACGTGATCGGCAGCGTCACGGACGAGGGCTCCTTCTTCGAGGTTCACGAGAACTTCGCGAAGAACGTCGTCGTCGGCTTCGCCCGGCTCGACGGGCACTCGGTCGGCGTCGTCGCGAACAACCCCCGCGTGAACGCCGGCACGCTCGACATCGAGGCGAGCCAGAAGGGCGCGCGCTTCGTTCGCTTCTGTGACGCCTTTAACATCCCCATCGTCACCTTCGAGGACGTGCCCGGGTTCATGCCCGGCACCGACCAGGAGCACAACGGGATCATCCGCCACGGCGCGAAGCTGTTGTACGCCTTCTCGGAGGCGACCGTCCCCCTGCTCACCGTCATCACCCGGAAGGCGTACGGCGGGGCCTACTGCGTGATGTCGTCGAAGCACATCGGCGGCGACGTGAACTACGCGTGGCCGACCGCCGAGATCGCGGTGATGGGACCGAAGGGCGCCGTCAACGTCCTCTACCGCGAGGAGCTGGCGGACGCGGACGACCCCGACGCGCGCCGACAGGAGCTCATCGACGAGTACCGCGAGGAGTTCGCGAACCCCTACACCGCGGCCGACCGCGGCTTCGTCGACGACGTTATCGAGCCGACCGAGACGCGCGCGCGGCTCATCGAGGACCTGAAGATGCTGAAGGGGAAGCGTTCGGACCAGCCCGCGAAGAAGCACGGCAACATCCCGATCTGATGGCGGCCGACGACGAATCGGCCCACGGAGAACCCGCCGACGAAGCTCCCCCAGTCGCCGGCCTCTCGATCCCCGACGACGCCGGCGACGACGAGGCGGCCGCCATCGCCGCGGCGGTCGCGGCCCACCTCCGGGACGGCGAACTCGCCGCCGCGGCCGCCGCGAGCGGCGCGGACGACGGCCGCGACGAGGACCGCTGGGGGCTCGCCGCCCGGATCGACCGGCTTCACCGCCGTCGGGTCCGCGTGCCCGCCGACGCGCCGGCGGACCCGTGGGCCGCGGCCGGTCGAAGCGACCGGTTCTGAGCCGTCGTCCCGCAGCGCTGACTCTCTCGGCTCGGCTGACCCACCCGTGGCTGGCCGCGTAGTCGACACGTCGAACGGAGTCGCCGGACGTGGAGGCGTCCGGCCGCGTACATTCCCCCCGACGGCGCGGCGTCGGACCGTCGCGCCGTCGACCCGGCCCTGCCTCAGGGCGCGTTCGATGATACGCCCGCTGACATATATACCTGTGGTAACGTCTCTCTCGGTCGGTCGCTCAGCGCGCCTCCTCGTCGGCCGCGCCCTCATCCCCCGCCGCGGCGGTCGACTCGTCGCCGGGGCTCGCCGGTCCGCTTCGGCCGCCGAACAGGCGGTTGAGCACCGCCGGGACGACGACCACGAAAGCGAGGAGCGCCCCGATCCGGATCGGCAGCGATGCGTCGGTGACGACCGTCAGCCCGAGGTAGACGGCGGCGCCGGCCAGCACCGACGGCAGCACGTACGGGTTTCCCGCGTCGAGCATACCTCATCGTGGTGCCCGCGGTCCCCTTAACCTCCCGGCACGGACCGAGCGTCCTTTTCGACACGGACCGACAGAGTTTGGTAGCAGTTCGTGGAAGAACCGACAGGAATGTTCGATAAGGTTCTCGTGGCGAACCGCGGCGAGATCGCGGTCCGGGTGATGCGCGCCTGTGAGGAGCTCGGCGTCAACACCGTCGCCGTCTACAGCGACGCCGACAAGCACGGCGGCCACGTCCGGTACGCGGACGAGGCGTACAACGTCGGGCCCGCCCGCGCGGCCGACTCGTACCTCGACGGCGAGGCGGTCGTCGAGGCGGCGCGCTCGGCCGGCGCCGACGCGATCCACCCCGGCTACGGCTTCCTCGCGGAGAACGCCGACTTCGCGGCCCGCGTCGAGGCCGCCGACGGGATCACGTGGGTCGGTCCGGAAAGCGACGCGATGGAGCGCCTCGGCGAGAAGACCCACGCGCGCCGCGTGATGGACGACGCCGACGTGCCGATCGTCCCCGGGACGACCGAGCCGGTCACCGAGGTCGAGGCCGTCACGGACTTTGGCGACGAGCACGGCTACCCCGTCGCGATCAAGGCGGAGGGCGGCGGCGGCGGCCGCGGGATGAAGGTCGTCGAGAGCGCTGACGAGGCGGAGGAGGCGCTCGAATCCGCCAAACGCGAGGGCGAGGCGTACTTCTCGAACGACTCGGTGTACCTCGAACGCTACCTCCGGACCCCCCGCCACGTCGAGGTCCAGATCGTCGCGGACGACCCGGCGGCGTCCGACGACGCGGACGCCGACGCCCCGGTGACCGAGAGCGACGTCGTCCACCTCGGCGAGCGCGACTGCTCGCTCCAGCGCCGCCACCAGAAGGTGATCGAGGAGGGGCCCTCCCCCGCGCTCTCCGACGATCTGCGCGAGCAGATCGGCGAGGCCGCCCGCCGCGGCGTCGCCGCCGCCGACTACACCAACGCCGGCACGGTCGAGTTCCTCGTCGAGGAGGACCCCGACCGCGACCCGTCGGAGCCGCTCGGTCCCGACACCCCCTTCTACTTCCTCGAAGTCAACACCCGAATTCAGGTCGAACACACCGTCACCGAGGAGCTGACGGGGATCGACATCGTCAAAGAGCAGCTCCGGGTCGCGAGCGGCGAGGGCCTCTCCGTCTCGCAGGGGGACGTGGAACTGGAGGGCCACGCCATCGAGTTCCGGATCAACGCCGAGGACGCCGCGAACGACTTCCAGCCCGCAAACGAGGGGTCCCTGGAGACGTACGACCCGCCGGGCGGGATCGGCGTTCGCGTCGACGACGCGCTCCGGCAGGGCGACGAGTTGGTCACCGACTACGACTCGATGATCGCGAAGCTGATCGTCCGGGCCGGCGACCGCGAGGAGTGTCTCGCGCGGTCGAAGCGCGCGCTCGCGGAGTACGACCTGAAGGGCGTCGTCACCATCGTCCCCTTCCACCGACTCATGCTCGACGACGAGCGCTTCGTCGACGGGACGCACACGACGAAGTACCTCGACGAGGAGCTGGACCGGGAGCTGGTCGCCGAGGCGCAGGAGAAGTGGGGGACCGAATCCTCGTCGAGCGGCGACGACGACGAGGAGGTGACCGAACGCGAGTTCACCGTCGAGGTGAACGGCAAGCGCTTCGACGTCGAGTTAGAAGAGCGCGGGGCGCCCGCCATCCCGGTCCCGGAGGGCGGCGGGAGCGGTGGCGGGCAGCAGCGCCCGCCGCAGGCGACGTCCGACGATGACGGCG
The sequence above is a segment of the Halorubrum sp. 2020YC2 genome. Coding sequences within it:
- a CDS encoding acyl-CoA carboxylase subunit beta produces the protein MDDRIEDLRERRERAAKGGGEDRIQSQHDKGKMTARERIDYFLDDGTFHEFDRFRTHRNHTFGMEEKQIPGDGVVTGYGEVNGRKTFVFAHDFTVFGGSLGEVFAEKVCKVMDKAMDVGAPVVGLNDSAGARIQEGVASLGGFAEIFRRNTEASGVIPQISAIMGPCAGGAVYSPAITDFTFMVKDTSHMFITGPDVIETVTGEEVSFEELGGAVTHSSTSGVAHFAEESEEEALDNIARLLSYLPANNVEDPPRVEPWDDPERADGELAEIVPDAPRKPYDMKDVIGSVTDEGSFFEVHENFAKNVVVGFARLDGHSVGVVANNPRVNAGTLDIEASQKGARFVRFCDAFNIPIVTFEDVPGFMPGTDQEHNGIIRHGAKLLYAFSEATVPLLTVITRKAYGGAYCVMSSKHIGGDVNYAWPTAEIAVMGPKGAVNVLYREELADADDPDARRQELIDEYREEFANPYTAADRGFVDDVIEPTETRARLIEDLKMLKGKRSDQPAKKHGNIPI
- a CDS encoding biotin carboxylase N-terminal domain-containing protein, producing MFDKVLVANRGEIAVRVMRACEELGVNTVAVYSDADKHGGHVRYADEAYNVGPARAADSYLDGEAVVEAARSAGADAIHPGYGFLAENADFAARVEAADGITWVGPESDAMERLGEKTHARRVMDDADVPIVPGTTEPVTEVEAVTDFGDEHGYPVAIKAEGGGGGRGMKVVESADEAEEALESAKREGEAYFSNDSVYLERYLRTPRHVEVQIVADDPAASDDADADAPVTESDVVHLGERDCSLQRRHQKVIEEGPSPALSDDLREQIGEAARRGVAAADYTNAGTVEFLVEEDPDRDPSEPLGPDTPFYFLEVNTRIQVEHTVTEELTGIDIVKEQLRVASGEGLSVSQGDVELEGHAIEFRINAEDAANDFQPANEGSLETYDPPGGIGVRVDDALRQGDELVTDYDSMIAKLIVRAGDREECLARSKRALAEYDLKGVVTIVPFHRLMLDDERFVDGTHTTKYLDEELDRELVAEAQEKWGTESSSSGDDDEEVTEREFTVEVNGKRFDVELEERGAPAIPVPEGGGSGGGQQRPPQATSDDDGDDAVDVAEGGEAVEAEMQGTILSVDVDEGDEVAAGDVVCVLEAMKMENDVVAERGGTVASVHVDEGDSVDMGDVLIVLE